A stretch of the Paenibacillus dendritiformis genome encodes the following:
- a CDS encoding PadR family transcriptional regulator, translated as MKEIIQFKKGVLGLCVMVLINQRDRYGFELAQQISKHVEVAEGALYPVLRRMVADGHCTTYLQESTEGPPRKYYKLTPAGKAYMMELVSEWEKFVDGVQRLLETTAEGDQEPDNEDNGVRGEAEGNV; from the coding sequence TTGAAGGAAATCATTCAGTTCAAAAAAGGCGTGCTCGGCTTGTGCGTGATGGTGCTGATCAATCAGCGCGATCGGTACGGCTTCGAGCTGGCGCAGCAAATATCGAAGCATGTGGAGGTAGCGGAGGGGGCGCTCTACCCTGTCCTTCGCCGCATGGTGGCGGACGGGCACTGCACGACCTACCTGCAGGAGTCGACGGAGGGACCGCCGCGCAAATATTATAAGCTGACCCCGGCTGGCAAGGCATACATGATGGAGCTGGTCAGCGAATGGGAAAAATTCGTGGACGGCGTCCAGAGGCTGTTGGAGACAACGGCCGAGGGAGACCAGGAGCCGGATAACGAAGACAATGGGGTTCGCGGAGAGGCGGAAGGGAACGTCTGA
- a CDS encoding DUF1700 domain-containing protein, translating into MHKEYFLLKLKYGLMSLPAEDRDEILAEYSAHFAFGEQQGRTEEEIARELGDPEELAVELIGARDEGASGGDKGRADQPSGFYRPDMHRGPAQGPGYGPHGTPHGVPHGIPHGAPHGSPHAPHGAPHEAPYGAPHEAPYGAPHGAPHGSSYGSPPMPPPMYDMPYRDAYGPPPRSAIGIFGAIISCFFAVPLLIAGWGLCVTLACVAFVLLLGPLLYLLKLAFGGAFYGAEMSVMFIMFGIGIFMIQGIGKLFRAYGRLNRIYFQWVAGRERR; encoded by the coding sequence TTGCATAAAGAGTATTTTTTATTGAAGCTGAAGTATGGATTGATGTCGCTTCCGGCTGAAGACAGAGACGAGATTTTAGCGGAGTACAGCGCCCATTTCGCATTCGGGGAGCAGCAAGGGCGGACGGAAGAGGAGATTGCCAGGGAGCTTGGCGATCCGGAAGAGCTGGCGGTCGAACTGATCGGGGCCCGGGATGAGGGAGCTTCCGGAGGGGACAAAGGCCGGGCAGACCAGCCTTCCGGTTTCTACCGGCCAGATATGCACCGGGGACCCGCGCAGGGGCCAGGCTATGGCCCTCACGGCACTCCGCACGGTGTGCCGCATGGAATACCGCACGGAGCCCCACACGGATCTCCACACGCGCCACACGGAGCGCCGCATGAAGCCCCATACGGAGCGCCGCATGAAGCCCCGTACGGAGCGCCGCATGGAGCCCCGCACGGATCGTCGTACGGATCGCCGCCTATGCCGCCGCCGATGTATGATATGCCCTATAGGGACGCGTACGGCCCCCCGCCCAGAAGCGCAATCGGCATTTTCGGGGCTATCATCTCTTGTTTTTTCGCCGTGCCGCTGCTTATCGCCGGCTGGGGATTATGCGTTACCCTGGCTTGCGTCGCGTTCGTGCTGCTGCTTGGACCGCTGCTGTATCTGTTGAAGCTGGCCTTCGGGGGAGCCTTCTACGGAGCGGAAATGTCAGTCATGTTCATCATGTTCGGCATCGGGATTTTCATGATTCAGGGTATTGGTAAGTTGTTCCGCGCCTATGGCCGTCTGAATCGGATTTATTTCCAATGGGTTGCAGGAAGGGAGAGAAGATAG